A region from the Amycolatopsis camponoti genome encodes:
- a CDS encoding lysophospholipid acyltransferase family protein — MDDFGSEAETVGGAEAQVIPLHGPGREKPEAERDLREEEAARADAPVVAFPGADQPAPEEPLSAAARSALGFIRDRLTGDYTVDEFGFDAELTDAVFLPPLRALYKKWFRVDTYGVENLPASGGALLVSNHSGTVPLDSLMTAVAVHDETGGRHLRGLGADLVFQVPLVGSFARKSGQTLACNADAERLLGNGELVGVWPEGFKGVGKPFSSRYKLQRFGRGGFVSAALRAGVPIIPVSVIGAEEIYPKLGDIKVLARMFGLPYFPVTPLFPLFGALGAIPLPTKWSIEFGEPIATDSYGPEAVDDPMLVFQLTDQVRESIQQTLYQRLSQRKSVFRG; from the coding sequence TTGGACGACTTCGGAAGCGAGGCGGAAACCGTGGGCGGTGCCGAGGCGCAGGTCATCCCCCTGCACGGACCGGGCCGGGAAAAGCCTGAAGCGGAGCGCGACCTCCGCGAGGAGGAAGCCGCCCGGGCGGACGCGCCGGTCGTCGCCTTCCCCGGCGCCGACCAGCCGGCTCCCGAGGAGCCGCTTTCGGCCGCCGCGCGCTCGGCGCTCGGCTTCATCCGCGACCGGCTGACCGGCGACTACACGGTCGACGAGTTCGGTTTCGACGCCGAGCTGACCGACGCGGTGTTCCTGCCGCCGCTGCGCGCGCTGTACAAGAAGTGGTTCCGCGTCGACACGTACGGCGTCGAGAACCTCCCGGCGTCGGGCGGCGCGCTCCTGGTGTCGAACCACTCGGGCACGGTGCCGCTCGACTCGCTGATGACGGCGGTGGCGGTCCACGACGAAACCGGCGGCCGGCACCTGCGCGGCCTCGGCGCGGACCTGGTGTTCCAGGTGCCGCTGGTGGGCTCGTTCGCCCGCAAGTCCGGCCAGACGCTGGCCTGCAACGCGGACGCGGAGCGCCTGCTGGGCAACGGCGAGCTGGTCGGCGTGTGGCCGGAGGGCTTCAAGGGCGTCGGCAAGCCGTTCTCGTCGCGCTACAAGCTGCAGCGCTTCGGCCGCGGCGGGTTCGTGTCCGCGGCGCTGCGCGCGGGTGTCCCGATCATCCCGGTGTCGGTGATCGGCGCCGAGGAGATCTACCCGAAGCTGGGCGACATCAAGGTCCTGGCGCGGATGTTCGGGCTGCCGTACTTCCCGGTGACGCCGTTGTTCCCGCTGTTCGGCGCGCTGGGCGCGATCCCGCTCCCGACGAAGTGGAGCATCGAGTTCGGCGAGCCGATCGCGACGGACTCGTACGGCCCGGAAGCCGTGGACGACCCGATGCTGGTGTTCCAGCTGACGGATCAGGTGCGGGAGTCGATCCAGCAGACGCTGTACCAGCGCCTTTCGCAGCGGAAGTCCGTCTTCCGCGGCTGA
- a CDS encoding sigma-70 family RNA polymerase sigma factor, whose amino-acid sequence MTVPTAVSRGPVFMFAERVFGRSPSVPLSRQAVDEERAEAAKAEAWDLVRAAQDGDSSAFGRLYDRYVDVVYRYVLFRLGDRDLAEDVTSETFLRALRRITSVSYQGRDVGAWFVTIARNLVLDHVKSSRFRLEVVTDEVTEPGSAPFSVGASVQAGPEQEAISRATRTELLRCVAELGDDQRECIILRFLQGLSVAETAEIMNRNEGAIKALQHRAVRRLAQLLPTGLR is encoded by the coding sequence ATGACCGTGCCGACCGCCGTGAGCCGCGGCCCCGTCTTCATGTTCGCCGAGCGCGTGTTCGGCCGATCGCCGTCCGTGCCGCTGAGCAGGCAGGCGGTCGACGAGGAGCGCGCCGAGGCGGCGAAGGCGGAGGCCTGGGACCTGGTGCGCGCCGCCCAGGACGGCGACTCGTCCGCGTTCGGCCGGCTCTACGACCGCTACGTCGACGTCGTCTACCGGTACGTGCTCTTCCGCCTGGGTGACCGCGACCTCGCCGAGGACGTCACCAGCGAGACGTTCCTGCGTGCCCTGCGCCGGATCACGTCGGTGAGCTACCAGGGACGTGACGTCGGCGCCTGGTTCGTCACCATCGCCCGCAACCTCGTGCTCGACCACGTGAAGTCGAGCCGGTTCCGCCTCGAGGTCGTGACCGACGAGGTGACCGAACCGGGTTCGGCGCCCTTCAGCGTCGGCGCGAGCGTCCAGGCGGGCCCGGAGCAGGAGGCGATCAGCCGCGCGACCCGCACCGAGCTGCTCCGCTGTGTCGCCGAACTGGGCGATGACCAGCGGGAATGCATCATCCTGCGGTTCCTGCAGGGCCTGTCGGTGGCGGAGACGGCCGAGATCATGAACCGCAACGAGGGCGCGATCAAGGCGCTCCAGCACCGCGCGGTACGCCGATTGGCACAACTCCTGCCCACCGGATTGCGCTGA
- a CDS encoding redox-sensing transcriptional repressor Rex — MVTQRGRRDEASSPGRPPRRSRRQDTPDADNAPTAEIPAVPADGNGRAGDAPEAVRAKSIPEAAVARLAVYLRVLSGMSEQGATTVSSEELSQAAGVNSAKLRKDLSYLGSYGTRGVGYEVSVLVSQIERILGLTRQHKVAVVGIGNLGHALANYGGFPGRGFPVEALFDLDADLIGVPVGGLPVSHMDDIPRVCAERGISIGVIATPPTAAQSVCDRLVAGGVQCILNFAPVVLQVPAHIEVRKVDLAVELQILSFHVARRADDAAGNQGNSGLPGTVRPSDNGKGGRNGSGPDGGREMVVRG; from the coding sequence GTGGTGACACAGCGGGGGAGGCGCGACGAAGCGAGCTCCCCGGGCCGGCCGCCGCGCCGGTCGCGCCGCCAGGACACCCCGGACGCCGACAACGCGCCGACCGCCGAGATCCCGGCCGTGCCCGCCGACGGCAACGGCCGCGCCGGGGATGCCCCCGAGGCCGTCCGGGCGAAGTCGATCCCCGAAGCCGCGGTCGCCCGCCTCGCCGTCTACCTCCGCGTGCTGTCCGGAATGTCCGAGCAGGGCGCGACGACCGTTTCGAGCGAAGAGCTCTCCCAGGCCGCGGGTGTCAATTCCGCGAAATTGCGCAAAGACCTCTCGTACCTCGGCTCCTACGGCACCCGCGGCGTCGGCTACGAAGTGAGCGTCCTGGTCAGCCAGATCGAGCGGATCCTGGGCCTGACCCGGCAGCACAAAGTGGCCGTGGTCGGCATCGGAAACCTCGGCCACGCGCTGGCCAACTACGGCGGCTTCCCGGGGCGCGGGTTCCCGGTCGAGGCCCTGTTCGACCTGGACGCGGACCTGATCGGCGTGCCGGTCGGCGGCCTCCCGGTGTCGCACATGGACGACATCCCGCGGGTGTGCGCCGAGCGCGGGATCTCCATCGGCGTGATCGCCACCCCGCCCACCGCCGCGCAATCGGTGTGTGACCGCCTGGTCGCGGGCGGTGTCCAGTGCATCCTCAACTTCGCTCCCGTCGTGCTGCAGGTTCCTGCTCACATCGAGGTCCGCAAAGTGGATTTGGCCGTCGAGCTGCAGATACTCTCGTTCCACGTGGCCCGCCGCGCGGATGACGCCGCCGGCAATCAGGGCAATTCCGGATTACCCGGCACCGTCAGGCCGTCCGACAATGGGAAGGGCGGCCGGAACGGTTCGGGCCCGGACGGCGGACGAGAAATGGTGGTACGCGGATGA
- a CDS encoding molybdopterin-dependent oxidoreductase yields the protein MSTLQEAPPEAPRRLSLPVATLIGLLALAAALGVGHFVAGFVGYTASPFIAVANYVIDHSPTGIVKWAERTLGTWDKPILKVGLAVVLVLFALLAGQLSRRTPRAGQVLVFLLGAAGVAAVYARSDLGQVSLLAPVAALVAGLVVFTMLHRVALPADLVHDRGFDRRKFLRAGIGVAAGSGIAAVVGQVAGTSKNAEDSRAAVGPLVPARTAPPLPADADFAKLGSPPFLTPNGDFYRIDTALVVPQIRTEDWSLKIHGMVDKEVTFSYADIRNRPLVERRVTLTCVSNEVGGPLISNATWLGVDLVDLLDEAGVRPGAEQMFATSVDGWTCGTPANVALDPQRGAMLAIGMNGQPLPIEHGFPARIVIPGLYGYVSATKWVESLEFTKWDARQAYWLNRGWAEQAPIKTESRIDTPSGFAGVTAGKVRLAGTAWAQHTGIAKVEVRLDQGPWQPAVLSAEVSKDTWRMWWVELDVPKGTHQAFVRATDQDGYTQTENRADPVPDGATGWHSVTLDAR from the coding sequence GTGAGCACTCTGCAGGAAGCGCCGCCCGAGGCACCGAGGCGGCTTTCGCTGCCCGTCGCCACCCTCATCGGGCTCCTCGCGCTGGCCGCGGCCCTCGGGGTCGGGCACTTCGTCGCGGGCTTCGTCGGGTACACCGCGTCGCCGTTCATCGCGGTCGCCAACTACGTCATCGACCACAGCCCGACCGGGATCGTGAAGTGGGCCGAGCGGACGCTGGGCACCTGGGACAAGCCGATCCTCAAGGTCGGGCTGGCCGTCGTGCTCGTTCTGTTCGCGCTGCTCGCCGGGCAGCTCTCGCGCCGGACACCGCGGGCCGGGCAGGTCCTCGTCTTCCTGCTGGGCGCCGCCGGGGTCGCCGCCGTCTACGCGCGCAGCGACCTCGGGCAGGTCTCGCTGCTGGCGCCGGTCGCGGCCCTCGTCGCCGGGCTCGTGGTGTTCACGATGCTGCACCGGGTGGCGCTGCCCGCGGACCTCGTGCACGACCGGGGCTTCGACCGCCGGAAGTTCCTGCGCGCCGGGATCGGCGTCGCCGCGGGGTCGGGGATCGCGGCCGTCGTCGGCCAGGTGGCCGGGACCAGCAAGAACGCCGAAGACTCCCGGGCCGCCGTCGGGCCGCTCGTCCCCGCGCGCACCGCGCCGCCGCTGCCCGCGGACGCCGACTTCGCGAAGCTGGGCTCGCCGCCGTTCCTCACCCCGAACGGCGACTTCTACCGCATCGACACCGCGCTGGTCGTCCCGCAGATCCGCACCGAGGACTGGAGCCTGAAGATCCACGGCATGGTCGACAAGGAGGTGACGTTCTCCTACGCCGACATCCGCAACCGGCCGCTGGTCGAGCGCCGCGTCACGCTCACGTGCGTCTCCAACGAGGTCGGAGGCCCGCTGATCTCGAACGCGACCTGGCTCGGCGTCGACCTCGTGGACCTGCTGGACGAAGCCGGCGTGCGGCCGGGCGCCGAGCAGATGTTCGCCACCAGCGTCGACGGCTGGACGTGCGGCACGCCGGCGAACGTCGCGCTCGACCCGCAGCGGGGCGCGATGCTGGCGATCGGCATGAACGGCCAGCCGCTGCCGATCGAGCACGGCTTCCCGGCGCGGATCGTCATCCCGGGCCTGTACGGCTACGTCTCCGCGACGAAGTGGGTCGAATCCCTCGAATTCACGAAGTGGGACGCGCGGCAGGCGTACTGGCTGAACCGCGGCTGGGCCGAGCAGGCGCCGATCAAGACGGAGTCCCGGATCGACACGCCGAGCGGCTTCGCCGGCGTGACGGCGGGCAAGGTCCGGCTGGCCGGCACGGCGTGGGCGCAGCACACGGGTATCGCGAAGGTCGAGGTCCGGCTGGACCAGGGCCCGTGGCAGCCGGCGGTGCTGTCGGCCGAGGTGAGCAAGGACACCTGGCGCATGTGGTGGGTCGAGCTGGACGTGCCGAAGGGGACGCACCAGGCGTTCGTCCGCGCGACCGACCAGGACGGCTACACGCAGACCGAGAACCGCGCGGACCCGGTCCCGGACGGGGCGACCGGCTGGCACTCGGTGACCCTCGACGCCCGCTGA
- a CDS encoding AMP-binding protein, whose translation MSAPEGTQAGVGGLLTRAAATWPDHPAVRETGTGRGLTYAQVEALVRAQAGRLVDAGIEPGDRVALRLPTAVDFVVAIFGALRAGAVVVPLSPQAPAPEFEKLLAHSGAKVVITRDTEETLPDGVTGLTPESDPDGPVEFVDDGRAGAGEDIAVVSYTSGTTGPPRGVMLSHRALLANLEQLSGVEGVLTHDDRVLITIPLFHVYGLGPGLLQAVSVGATAILSERFEAQRTLDDCAEHGVTTITGVPTMYSEFAALGTEELRGKLATVRRMTSGAAPLHPKVLGALREATGVDVYEGYGLTECAPVVTSTLVTGYPKPGSVGRPLPGVELRLVDSDGTDQAVPLDPDDVDDVFEADGETGLVSIRGANLFSGYWPDGGHGPDDEGWFRTGDVGYLDVDGDLHLVDRANDLIIVNGFNVFPTEVEAVITELPEVAEAAVVGVVDERSGEAVKAFVVPAAGASLSEQQVVDHCAAHLAGYKVPHAVEFAESLPHSATGKLRRVRLR comes from the coding sequence GTGAGTGCTCCAGAGGGGACGCAGGCAGGGGTCGGCGGGCTGCTCACGCGGGCCGCGGCCACGTGGCCGGATCACCCGGCCGTGCGCGAGACGGGCACCGGGCGAGGCCTGACGTACGCCCAGGTCGAGGCGCTCGTGCGGGCGCAGGCCGGGCGGCTCGTGGACGCGGGGATCGAGCCCGGCGACCGGGTCGCGCTGCGGCTGCCGACGGCGGTGGACTTCGTGGTCGCGATCTTCGGCGCGCTGCGCGCCGGCGCGGTCGTCGTGCCGCTGTCGCCGCAGGCGCCGGCGCCCGAGTTCGAGAAGCTGCTCGCGCACAGCGGTGCCAAGGTTGTCATCACGCGCGACACCGAGGAGACGCTGCCGGACGGCGTGACGGGTCTCACTCCGGAATCCGACCCGGATGGCCCAGTCGAATTCGTCGACGACGGCCGGGCGGGCGCCGGCGAGGACATCGCCGTCGTCTCCTACACCTCGGGCACCACCGGCCCGCCGCGCGGCGTGATGCTCTCGCACCGCGCGCTGCTGGCGAACCTGGAGCAGCTGAGCGGGGTCGAGGGCGTCCTCACGCACGACGACCGCGTGCTGATCACCATCCCGCTCTTCCACGTCTACGGCCTCGGCCCAGGCTTGCTGCAGGCGGTGTCGGTGGGGGCGACGGCGATCCTGTCGGAGCGCTTCGAGGCGCAGCGCACGCTGGACGACTGCGCCGAACACGGCGTCACGACGATCACCGGCGTCCCGACGATGTACTCCGAGTTCGCCGCGCTCGGCACCGAGGAGCTGCGGGGCAAGCTGGCGACCGTCCGGCGGATGACGTCGGGCGCCGCGCCGCTGCACCCGAAGGTGCTGGGCGCGCTCCGCGAGGCGACCGGGGTCGACGTCTACGAGGGCTACGGGCTCACCGAGTGCGCGCCGGTGGTGACGTCCACGCTGGTCACCGGTTACCCGAAGCCGGGCTCGGTCGGGCGGCCGCTGCCCGGGGTCGAGCTGCGGCTGGTCGACAGCGACGGCACCGACCAGGCCGTGCCGCTCGACCCGGACGACGTCGACGACGTCTTCGAGGCCGACGGCGAGACCGGGCTGGTCTCGATCCGCGGCGCGAACCTGTTCTCCGGCTACTGGCCCGACGGCGGCCACGGGCCGGACGACGAGGGCTGGTTCCGCACCGGCGACGTCGGCTACCTCGACGTCGACGGCGACCTGCACCTGGTCGACCGGGCCAACGACCTGATCATCGTCAACGGCTTCAACGTCTTCCCGACCGAGGTGGAGGCCGTGATCACCGAGCTGCCGGAGGTGGCCGAGGCCGCGGTCGTCGGGGTCGTGGACGAGCGAAGCGGCGAAGCGGTGAAGGCGTTCGTGGTGCCGGCGGCCGGGGCGTCGTTGTCCGAGCAGCAGGTCGTCGACCACTGCGCGGCCCACCTCGCGGGGTACAAGGTGCCGCACGCGGTCGAGTTCGCCGAGTCGCTGCCGCACTCGGCCACCGGCAAGCTGCGCCGCGTGCGGTTGCGGTAA
- a CDS encoding HAD family hydrolase — translation MEAVCVSAWRGRDKSQELERLAALAGEASAEAAHARVVAEPPAPPAPPDLTAAAFFDVDNTMMMGASIFYFARGLAARKFFTSSDLAGFVWGQIKFRLGGRENKEDIKTHRERALSFVAGRTVAELTSISEEIYDELMADKIWSGTRALAQMHLDAGQRVWLVTATPIELAAIISRRLGLTGALGTVAETRDGVYTGRLVGDLLHGRAKAHAVRALASREGLNLKRCTAYSDSANDIPMLSAVGTAVAVNPDGGLRDVARARGWEIRDFRTGRKAAKIGVPSVLGAGALAGAVAAGMAYRRR, via the coding sequence GTGGAGGCGGTGTGCGTGTCAGCTTGGCGTGGCAGGGATAAGAGTCAGGAGCTGGAACGGCTCGCCGCGCTCGCGGGCGAGGCGTCGGCCGAGGCCGCCCACGCCCGCGTGGTCGCCGAACCCCCCGCCCCGCCCGCTCCCCCGGACCTGACCGCGGCCGCGTTCTTCGACGTCGACAACACGATGATGATGGGCGCCTCGATCTTCTACTTCGCGCGCGGGCTCGCAGCGCGCAAGTTCTTCACGTCGTCGGACCTGGCCGGATTCGTCTGGGGCCAGATCAAGTTCCGCCTCGGCGGCCGCGAGAACAAGGAAGACATCAAGACCCACCGCGAGCGCGCACTGTCCTTTGTGGCCGGCCGCACGGTGGCGGAGCTGACGTCGATCAGCGAAGAGATCTACGACGAGCTGATGGCGGACAAGATCTGGTCCGGCACACGCGCGCTGGCTCAGATGCACCTGGACGCGGGCCAGCGGGTCTGGCTGGTGACGGCGACCCCGATCGAGCTGGCGGCGATCATCTCCCGCCGACTCGGGCTGACGGGCGCGCTGGGCACGGTGGCGGAGACCCGCGACGGCGTCTACACGGGACGCTTGGTCGGCGACCTCCTGCACGGCCGCGCGAAAGCGCACGCGGTGCGCGCCCTGGCGTCCCGTGAAGGGCTGAACCTCAAGCGCTGCACGGCTTATTCGGACTCGGCGAACGACATCCCGATGCTGTCGGCGGTGGGCACCGCGGTGGCGGTCAACCCGGACGGCGGGCTGCGCGACGTCGCCCGGGCGCGGGGCTGGGAGATCCGCGACTTCCGGACCGGCCGCAAGGCGGCGAAGATCGGCGTGCCGTCGGTGCTGGGCGCCGGAGCACTGGCCGGCGCGGTGGCGGCGGGCATGGCCTACCGCCGCCGCTGA
- a CDS encoding NAD-dependent epimerase/dehydratase family protein codes for MPSNIVLVTGVAGELGGKLLARLGNNPGFERVIGVDTVAPDKTVLQRMGHAEFVRADIRNPLIAKVISTAKVDTVVHASCTAHPAGPGRRTAIKEVNVIGTMRLLAACQRSPLVRKLVVKSTAAVYGASARSQAVFTEDSELIPTSSSGYAKDAVEMEGYVRGLVRRRPDITTTLFRFANIIGPSTDTVLSRYFALPVVPTVFGYDARIQLLHSSDALAVLEHASLNDKPGVFNVGSEGVLTLSQAIRRAGRVELPMPRSVVPSVGKVLRGARVVDFSADQVRLLNFGRVVDIAKLKGEFGYIPRWTTREAFDDYVVGRGLRPVLDGGKLAGLAGKVLVAAATGQSR; via the coding sequence ATGCCGTCGAACATCGTGCTCGTCACCGGGGTAGCCGGCGAACTGGGCGGGAAACTGCTCGCCCGGCTGGGCAACAACCCCGGCTTCGAGCGGGTCATCGGTGTCGACACGGTCGCCCCGGACAAGACGGTGCTGCAGCGCATGGGCCACGCGGAGTTCGTCCGCGCGGACATCCGGAACCCGTTGATCGCCAAGGTGATCAGCACCGCGAAGGTCGACACGGTGGTGCACGCGTCGTGCACCGCGCACCCGGCCGGGCCCGGGCGCCGCACCGCGATCAAGGAAGTCAACGTCATCGGCACCATGCGGCTGCTGGCCGCGTGTCAGCGCTCGCCGCTGGTGCGCAAGCTGGTCGTCAAGTCGACGGCGGCGGTGTACGGCGCGAGCGCGCGCTCGCAGGCGGTGTTCACCGAGGACTCCGAGCTGATCCCGACGTCGTCGAGCGGGTACGCCAAGGACGCCGTCGAGATGGAGGGGTACGTGCGCGGCCTGGTGCGGCGCCGTCCCGACATCACCACGACGCTGTTCCGCTTCGCCAACATCATCGGGCCGTCGACCGACACCGTCCTTTCGCGCTACTTCGCGCTCCCGGTCGTGCCGACCGTCTTCGGGTACGACGCCCGCATCCAGCTGCTGCACTCTTCGGACGCGCTGGCGGTGCTGGAACACGCGTCGCTGAACGACAAACCCGGCGTCTTTAACGTCGGCTCGGAAGGGGTACTCACTCTTTCGCAGGCGATCCGGCGAGCGGGCCGGGTCGAGCTGCCGATGCCGCGGAGCGTGGTGCCGTCGGTCGGGAAGGTGCTGCGCGGCGCACGCGTCGTGGACTTCTCCGCCGACCAGGTCCGGCTGCTGAACTTCGGCCGGGTCGTCGACATCGCCAAGTTGAAGGGCGAGTTCGGCTACATCCCGCGGTGGACGACGCGTGAGGCGTTCGACGACTATGTGGTCGGACGCGGGCTCCGGCCGGTGCTCGACGGCGGCAAGCTGGCGGGACTGGCCGGCAAGGTGCTCGTTGCGGCAGCGACGGGGCAGAGCCGATGA
- a CDS encoding glutaredoxin family protein — protein sequence MAHEVTVMSRVGCHLCEVAEADVARICGELDVPWKTADVDTDPEWRAEYGDRVPVILVDGAEHGYWRVEEDRLRRALA from the coding sequence ATGGCGCACGAAGTGACGGTCATGAGCCGGGTGGGCTGCCACCTCTGCGAGGTCGCGGAGGCGGACGTCGCCCGGATCTGCGGCGAGCTGGACGTGCCGTGGAAGACGGCGGACGTCGACACGGACCCGGAGTGGCGGGCGGAGTACGGCGACCGGGTCCCGGTGATCCTGGTCGACGGCGCCGAGCACGGGTACTGGCGGGTGGAAGAGGACCGCCTCCGGCGCGCGCTGGCATGA
- a CDS encoding 30S ribosomal protein bS22 gives MGSVIKKRRKRMSKKKHRKLLRRTRVQRRKAGK, from the coding sequence ATGGGCTCTGTGATCAAGAAGCGCCGCAAGCGCATGTCGAAGAAGAAGCACCGCAAGCTGCTTCGCCGCACGCGAGTGCAGCGTCGGAAGGCCGGTAAGTAA
- a CDS encoding DUF5667 domain-containing protein, which yields MRFARERADVERFARALEPSPVRRDGEFADELALVGALRELGAAGAPDLETRQRIRAEIAGRLETAAATPRRRWRPRTADLVAAALFLVLVLSGLALVLSRNALPGDPLYGVKRAGESTALGLTFGEQAKAHKHLEFATNRVTELGELAEQGASEADYRTAYEDFASDLRAGVAQLAAVATSDGSGTQALADVRLWARNQAARLAADQPKVPADAATVFGDVRDLLGKVQERTSGLVERMNCYQITTGASDDLGPLPATGECTQRPVPSSGGEPTSASTEPSSAESTAPVATGTELPPSDATATPGSPLPTGGVTPPPVYGQDPTTTQRPPVTSTTQPPPLVSIPPLLPGLPPIVIG from the coding sequence GTGAGGTTTGCGCGTGAGCGAGCCGACGTAGAGCGGTTCGCGCGTGCCCTGGAGCCGTCCCCGGTACGCCGGGACGGCGAGTTCGCCGACGAGCTGGCTCTCGTCGGTGCGCTGCGTGAGCTCGGTGCGGCCGGGGCTCCGGACCTGGAGACGCGCCAGCGGATCCGCGCGGAGATCGCGGGCCGGTTGGAGACGGCGGCGGCCACCCCGCGTCGGAGGTGGCGGCCGCGGACCGCCGACCTGGTGGCCGCCGCGCTCTTCCTCGTGCTCGTCCTGTCCGGCCTGGCGCTGGTGCTCTCGCGCAACGCGTTGCCGGGCGACCCGCTCTACGGCGTCAAGCGGGCGGGCGAGTCGACGGCGCTGGGCCTGACCTTCGGCGAGCAGGCGAAGGCGCACAAGCACCTCGAGTTCGCCACCAACCGCGTCACCGAGCTCGGCGAGCTGGCCGAACAGGGCGCGAGCGAAGCCGACTACCGGACCGCGTACGAAGACTTCGCGAGCGACCTCCGCGCCGGCGTCGCCCAGCTGGCCGCGGTGGCGACCAGCGACGGCAGCGGCACGCAGGCGCTGGCCGACGTCCGGCTGTGGGCGCGGAACCAGGCGGCGCGGCTCGCGGCCGACCAGCCGAAGGTCCCCGCGGACGCGGCGACCGTGTTCGGCGACGTGCGCGACCTGCTCGGCAAGGTCCAGGAGCGCACGAGCGGGCTGGTCGAGCGGATGAACTGCTACCAGATCACCACCGGCGCGTCCGACGACCTCGGCCCGCTCCCGGCGACCGGCGAGTGCACGCAGCGGCCGGTTCCCTCGTCCGGCGGCGAGCCGACGTCCGCGTCGACCGAGCCGTCGTCGGCCGAGAGCACGGCGCCGGTGGCGACCGGCACCGAGCTGCCGCCCTCCGACGCGACGGCGACCCCGGGCTCGCCCCTGCCGACGGGCGGGGTGACGCCGCCGCCGGTGTACGGCCAGGACCCGACGACCACGCAGCGGCCCCCCGTGACGTCGACCACGCAGCCGCCGCCGCTGGTTTCGATCCCGCCGCTGCTCCCGGGTCTGCCGCCGATCGTGATCGGCTGA
- a CDS encoding glutamyl-tRNA reductase — protein sequence MSVLAVGLSHRSAELSTLERVAVPAPEVGKVLDELQQAEHISEVMLVSTCNRIEVYAVVETFHGGLNDVSAVLARQAGMEPADLYDSLYVHYAGAAVEHLFSVTSGLDSMVVGETQILGQIRSAYATAREAGTVGRTLHELIQTTLRVGKRVHSETGLDQLGASVVSEALAAAGDVAGKHAVIVGAGSMGALSASQLRKAGIGEITVANRTDARARRLAANVTEQGVPARAIPLSLVADAVRDADVVICCTGAQDAVFGPEHVPARGGRDLVVCDLGLPRDVDPAVGELAGVRVVDLATVQRRMREAGTPTTERQTAKATGIVLDEVRDYLAGQRSAEVTPTVTALRRRAAEVVDAELLRLDHRLPDLDGAVREEVGRTVRRVVDKLLHAPTVRVKQLAAETADTDYANALRELFCLDPQAPAAVASPKPPPEKK from the coding sequence ATGAGCGTCCTGGCGGTCGGGCTTTCGCATCGGAGCGCTGAGCTGAGCACGCTCGAGCGCGTCGCGGTGCCGGCGCCCGAGGTCGGCAAGGTCCTCGACGAGCTGCAGCAGGCCGAGCACATCAGCGAGGTCATGCTCGTCTCGACGTGCAACCGGATCGAGGTCTACGCGGTCGTCGAGACGTTCCACGGCGGCCTCAACGACGTCTCCGCGGTGCTGGCCCGCCAGGCCGGCATGGAACCGGCCGACCTCTACGACAGCCTGTACGTCCACTACGCCGGTGCCGCCGTCGAGCACCTGTTCTCCGTCACCTCCGGCCTGGACTCGATGGTCGTCGGCGAGACGCAGATCCTCGGCCAGATCCGGTCCGCCTACGCCACCGCGCGCGAGGCCGGCACCGTCGGCCGCACGCTGCACGAGCTCATCCAGACCACGCTGCGCGTCGGCAAGCGCGTGCACTCCGAGACCGGGCTCGACCAGCTCGGCGCGTCGGTCGTCTCCGAGGCGCTCGCCGCGGCCGGGGACGTCGCCGGCAAGCACGCCGTCATCGTCGGCGCCGGCTCGATGGGCGCGCTGAGCGCCTCGCAGCTGCGCAAGGCCGGGATCGGCGAGATCACCGTCGCCAACCGCACCGACGCCCGCGCCCGCCGCCTCGCCGCGAACGTCACCGAGCAGGGCGTGCCCGCCCGCGCGATCCCGCTGTCGCTCGTCGCGGACGCCGTCCGCGACGCCGACGTCGTGATCTGCTGCACCGGCGCGCAGGACGCGGTCTTCGGCCCCGAGCACGTGCCGGCCCGCGGCGGCCGTGACCTGGTCGTCTGCGACCTCGGCCTGCCCCGCGACGTCGACCCGGCGGTCGGCGAGCTGGCCGGCGTGCGGGTCGTCGACCTGGCCACCGTCCAGCGCCGGATGCGCGAAGCCGGCACCCCGACCACCGAGCGCCAGACGGCCAAGGCGACCGGGATCGTCCTCGACGAGGTGCGCGACTACCTCGCCGGGCAGCGCAGCGCCGAGGTGACCCCGACGGTGACGGCGTTGCGCCGCCGGGCGGCCGAGGTCGTCGACGCCGAGCTGCTGCGGCTGGACCACCGGCTGCCCGACCTGGACGGCGCCGTCCGCGAGGAGGTCGGCCGCACGGTCCGCCGGGTGGTCGACAAGCTGCTCCACGCGCCGACGGTGCGGGTCAAGCAGCTGGCCGCCGAGACGGCCGACACCGACTACGCGAACGCGTTGCGCGAACTGTTCTGCCTCGACCCGCAGGCGCCCGCCGCGGTGGCGAGCCCGAAGCCCCCACCGGAGAAGAAGTAG